A genomic stretch from Papio anubis isolate 15944 chromosome 18, Panubis1.0, whole genome shotgun sequence includes:
- the MARVELD3 gene encoding MARVEL domain-containing protein 3 isoform X1 yields the protein MEDPSGAREPRARPRERDPGRRPHPDRDRAHDRQRDRPGDTRREQSSDGNRRRDRDRDRERDQERDRNRDRDRERERKRDPDRGPRRDRHRDAGPRAGEHGVWEKPRQSRTRDEARGPTWDSAAPPGPAPWEAPEPPHTQRKGGPGYRGPESEPPSGRYLPSTPRPGREEVEYYQSEAEGLLECHKCKYLCTGRGVVQIVEVVLNGMVLICIVASYFVLAGFSASFSSGGGFGNNYYSPFQGTELEQVRQLDQQYTILRSPLIYGGVAVSLGLGVLTMGVLLQGAKSLTMLSGKWLLTEAAFSLLAAVGYCTGIGVYLHVALQINSTDTCKTRERLYARRGLTWMNCQLAGTDGAAATFACLLVIMYGASVVLALRSYREQKRYKGSREQPGSYSETPEYLWSGTV from the exons ATGGAAGATCCGTCGGGGGCTCGCGAGCCCCGGGCCAGGCCGAGAGAGCGGGACCCGGGACGGCGCCCCCACCCGGACCGAGACCGCGCCCACGATCGACAGCGGGACCGACCCGGGGACACGCGCAGGGAGCAAAGCAGCGACGGGAACCGGCGAAGGGACCGGGACCGGGACCGGGAGAGAGACCAGGAGAGGGACCGGAACCGGGATCGGGAccgggagagggagaggaagagagacccgGACCGAGGCCCCCGCAGGGACAGACACAGGGACGCGGGCCCTCGCGCAGGTGAACACGGAGTTTGGGAAAAGCCGCGCCAAAGCCGGACGCGGGACGAAGCCCGGGGACCGACCTGGGACTCAGCCGCGCCTCCTGGGCCCGCGCCCTGGGAAGCCCCGGAGCCGCCGCACACGCAGAGGAAGGGGGGCCCCGGGTACCGCGGACCCGAAAG TGAACCCCCTTCCGGGAGATATCTGCCCTCGACCCCCAGGCCTGGACGAGAGGAGGTGGAATATTACCAGTCAGAGGCAGAAGGACTCCTGGAATGCCATAAATGCAAATACTTGTGCACTGGGAGAG GTGTGGTGCAGATAGTGGAGGTGGTCTTGAATGGGATGGTTCTCATATGCATCGTGGCCTCCTACTTTGTCCTTGCCGGATTCAGTGCCAGCTTTTCCAGTGGCGGTGGCTTTGGGAACAACTACTACTCACCTTTCCAGGGCACTGAGCTAGAGCAGGTTCGGCAGTTGGACCAGCAGTACACGATCCTCCGGTCGCCCCTGATATATGGTGGCGTGGCTGTTTCTCTGGGGTTGGGGGTCCTCACCATGGGCGTCTTACTCCAAGGAGCCAAGAGTCTAACAATGTTGTCAGGGAAGTGGCTCCTCACGGAGGCCGCCTTCAGCCTCCTAGCGGCCGTGGGCTACTGCACAGGCATTGGTGTTTATCTCCACGTGGCTCTGCAGATCAATAGCACCGACACTTGCAAAACAAGAGAGAGGCTCTATGCCCGCAGGGGTCTCACCTGGATGAACTGCCAGCTGGCAGGCACCGACGGAGCAGCAGCCACCTTTGCTTGTCTTCTGGTGATCATGTACGGCGCCAGCGTGGTGCTGGCCCTGCGTAGCTACCGAGAACAGAAGCGCTACAAAGGCAGCCGAGAACAGCCCGGAAGTTACAGTGAGACACCGGAATACCTGTGGTCTGGAACAGTTTGA
- the MARVELD3 gene encoding MARVEL domain-containing protein 3 isoform X2, giving the protein MEDPSGAREPRARPRERDPGRRPHPDRDRAHDRQRDRPGDTRREQSSDGNRRRDRDRDRERDQERDRNRDRDRERERKRDPDRGPRRDRHRDAGPRAGEHGVWEKPRQSRTRDEARGPTWDSAAPPGPAPWEAPEPPHTQRKGGPGYRGPESEPPSGRYLPSTPRPGREEVEYYQSEAEGLLECHKCKYLCTGRACCQMLEVLLNLLILACSSVSYSSTGGYTGITSLGGIYYYQFGGAYSGFDGADGEKAQQLDVQFYQLKLPTVTAAMACSGSLMALCCLFIAMGVLRVPWHCPLLLVTEGLLDVLISGGYIPALYFYFHYLSAAYASPVCEERQALYQSKGYGGFSCSFHGADVGAGIFAALGIVVFALGAVLAIKGYRKVRKLKEKPAEMFEF; this is encoded by the exons ATGGAAGATCCGTCGGGGGCTCGCGAGCCCCGGGCCAGGCCGAGAGAGCGGGACCCGGGACGGCGCCCCCACCCGGACCGAGACCGCGCCCACGATCGACAGCGGGACCGACCCGGGGACACGCGCAGGGAGCAAAGCAGCGACGGGAACCGGCGAAGGGACCGGGACCGGGACCGGGAGAGAGACCAGGAGAGGGACCGGAACCGGGATCGGGAccgggagagggagaggaagagagacccgGACCGAGGCCCCCGCAGGGACAGACACAGGGACGCGGGCCCTCGCGCAGGTGAACACGGAGTTTGGGAAAAGCCGCGCCAAAGCCGGACGCGGGACGAAGCCCGGGGACCGACCTGGGACTCAGCCGCGCCTCCTGGGCCCGCGCCCTGGGAAGCCCCGGAGCCGCCGCACACGCAGAGGAAGGGGGGCCCCGGGTACCGCGGACCCGAAAG TGAACCCCCTTCCGGGAGATATCTGCCCTCGACCCCCAGGCCTGGACGAGAGGAGGTGGAATATTACCAGTCAGAGGCAGAAGGACTCCTGGAATGCCATAAATGCAAATACTTGTGCACTGGGAGAG CCTGCTGCCAAATGCTGGAGGTTCTCCTGAACTTGCTGATCCTGGCCTGCAGCTCTGTGTCTTACAGTTCCACAGGGGGCTACACGGGCATCACCAGCTTAGGGGGCATTTACTACTACCAATTCGGAGGGGCTTACAGTGGCTTTGATGGTGCTGACGGGGAGAAAGCCCAGCAGCTGGATGTCCAGTTCTACCAGCTAAAGCTGCCCACGGTCACTGCGGCAATGGCCTgcagtggatccctcatggcccTCTGCTGCCTCTTCATTGCTATGGGTGTCCTGCGAGTCCCGTGGCACTGTCCGCTGTTGCTGGTGACTGAAGGCTTATTGGACGTGCTTATCTCAGGGGGGTACATCCCAGCCTTGTACTTCTACTTCCACTACCTCTCTGCTGCCTACGCCTCTCCTGTGTGTGAAGAGAGGCAGGCGCTGTACCAAAGCAAAGGCTACGGTGGTTTCAGCTGCAGTTTCCACGGGGCAGATGTAGGAGCTGGAATCTTTGCTGCCCTGGGCATTGTGGTCTTTGCCCTGGGGGCTGTCCTGGCCATAAAGGGTTACCGAAAAGTCAGGAAGCTAAAAGAGAAGCCAGCAGAAATGTTTGAGTTTTAA